The following coding sequences lie in one Zingiber officinale cultivar Zhangliang chromosome 2B, Zo_v1.1, whole genome shotgun sequence genomic window:
- the LOC122047955 gene encoding probable disease resistance protein At1g61300 has translation MACTCINLNLNLDGNSCLSVLWASLRLCRPKSGIQKLEKEITILRAKRDDIKNQIDQAEREGRIPTNQVSQWLLEVEMLEGQVADIEQDFQSISYFSCNCFNPTGGASTTSQTQQAGDQVPIRESSNCCSIIRRVAKKLGEANELMSRAGALDPIATVGPPEPTVMLPISHQPPVGIESYVEDIVGYINGGEGNIIGIYGMGGVGKTTMLKSIQQHYLPKHTIFDRVIWVVASKDWQLKKLQMDIAKSLELMTLKESDNERTCGDKLFSYLKNKNCLLLLDDIWELMDLQLLGMAHSATEQGQHQQQPRKVVVFTTRSETVCTQMKADKKIKAKCLDPDQAWRLFEQNSDKKFLSSDGGINFVAQELAKECAGLPLALVTVARAMSGKKSWEAWKDALHQIRDKHEWTTIDLSEDSVVMYKAFQLSYDSLENDSIRECLLCCALWPEDYKIHKFKELIPCWIGCGIIHEFNVINEAFTKGCPHLEALVAASLLEQCNDQKDIRYLDTFVKMHDVIRDMALLMVSGLKGNGRKWIVKAGIGLSHLPIQEAWQEEWQEAERASFMDNEIASLPDYGASTFSKLSMLFLHGNDSLTTIPPSLFPSMPLLTYLDLSKCHITKLPMEICRLTELQYLNLSKNPITRLPAKFGCLCKLEYLLLRKTEIKSVPSGTISKLSMLRWLDIRRAFPIRGCLKNGRKIIGMRPISEWWWDELKCFRGRHKLSVAIVINVTTANIKRLNMLPNVSIWNLTMEGGNFLQLQTLHLGTLQWSCNVSDNLESLSFKNVAVDKLMLTAGVGRESSFGCLKTLHFYNLRKLENISLNGVGLCNLRELCIHSCSMLKDVSWVLQLPCLNLLKISRCFEMKEVISNVGNTNSSSSIQRLSLSLVPNLNCIAHQPLYFPYLEYVHVYKCPIFKKLPFEVEILKSRLKEIRGVQTWWDNLEWDDESNKNLLTPLFIPFIESFD, from the exons ATGGCGTGCACGTGCATTAACCTAAATCTCAACTTAGACGGTAACAGTTGCCTGAGTGTGCTGTGGGCATCTCTGCGACTGTGCAGGCCAAAATCTGGCATCCAGAAGTTGGAAAAGGAAATAACAATATTGAGAGCCAAAAGGGACGACATCAAGAACCAGATCGACCAGGCGGAGCGCGAGGGGAGAATTCCGACCAACCAAGTGAGCCAGTGGCTACTGGAGGTGGAGATGTTGGAAGGCCAAGTGGCTGATATCGAACAGGATTTCCAAAGCATCA GTTACTTCAGTTGCAATTGCTTCAATCCAACTGGCGGCGCCAGCACGACGAGTCAAACACAGCAAGCAGGAGATCAGGTTCCTATCAGAGAGTCATCAAATTGCTGCTCCATCATTCGAAGAGTGGCAAAGAAGCTCGGCGAGGCTAATGAATTGATGAGCCGAGCTGGTGCACTGGATCCGATTGCCACAGTTGGGCCTCCGGAACCCACCGTGATGCTTCCCATCTCACACCAACCGCCTGTTGGGATCGAGTCGTATGTGGAGGACATTGTGGGCTACATCAATGGTGGAGAAGGCAACATCATAGGCATCTACGGAATGGGCGGTGTCGGTAAGACCACCATGTTGAAGAGCATCCAGCAACACTATCTTCCTAAGCATACCATATTTGATCGCGTCATTTGGGTTGTGGCTTCCAAAGACTGGCAATTGAAAAAGCTCCAGATGGATATTGCTAAGAGTTTAGAACTGATGACACTGAAGGAGAGTGACAATGAACGAACTTGTGGTGATAAGTTATTTAGCTACTTGAAGAACAAGAATTGCTTGTTGCTTCTGGATGACATTTGGGAACTTATGGATCTTCAACTGTTGGGGATGGCACACTCGGCCACTGAGCAAGGCCAGCATCAGCAACAACCACGCAAAGTCGTGGTGTTCACAACCCGCAGCGAGACAGTGTGTACACAAATGAAAGCAGACAAGAAAATCAAAGCCAAATGCCTGGATCCAGATCAAGCATGGCGACTCTTTGAGCAGAATAGCGATAAGAAGTTTCTCAGCTCAGATGGTGGAATTAATTTCGTTGCTCAAGAACTTGCTAAAGAATGTGCTGGTCTTCCGCTAGCTCTTGTCACCGTCGCTCGAGCCATGTCAGGGAAAAAGTCTTGGGAAGCTTGGAAGGACGCTCTGCATCAAATAAGGGATAAACATGAGTGGACAACCATTGATCTTTCAGAAGATTCAGTTGTAATGTATAAAGCCTTTCAGCTGAGCTACGACAGTTTAGAAAATGACTCCATAAGAGAATGTCTTTTGTGTTGCGCTTTGTGGCCTGAAGATTATAAGATCCACAAATTTAAGGAGTTGATACCATGTTGGATAGGTTGTGGCATAATTCATGAATTTAATGTCATCAATGAAGCTTTCACCAAAGGATGCCCCCATTTGGAAGCTCTCGTGGCTGCATCCTTGTTAGAGCAATGTAATGATCAAAAGGACATTCGTTACTTGGACACATTTGTAAAGATGCACGACGTCATCCGAGACATGGCACTTTTGATGGTCTCTGGGTTGAAAGGGAATGGAAGGAAATGGATTGTAAAAGCTGGAATTGGATTGAGCCATTTGCCTATACAGGAGGCATGGCAGGAAGAATGGCAGGAGGCGGAGCGAGCATCATTCATGGACAATGAGATTGCATCGTTACCAGACTATGGAGCTTCtactttttcaaaactttccatgtTGTTTCTCCATGGCAACGATAGCCTGACAACAATTCCTCCTAGTTTGTTCCCAAGCATGCCTCTTTTAACATACTTGGATCTCTCTAAATGTCATATAACAAAGCTTCCCATGGAGATTTGTAGGTTAACTGAGCTGCAATATTTAAACTTGTCCAAGAATCCTATTACCAGACTGCCGGCCAAGTTTGGTTGTCTCTGCAAATTAGAGTACTTGCTTCTAAGGAAAACTGAAATTAAGAGTGTACCTAGCGGGACGATATCCAAGTTATCAATGCTCAGGTGGTTGGATATAAGACGAGCTTTCCCTATACGTGGTTGCTTGAAGAATGGGCGGAAAATAATAGGAATGCGTCCAATATCTGAGTGGTGGTGGGATGAGCTGAAATGTTTCAGAGGACGCCACAAATTAAGTGTGGCAATTGTCATCAATGTGACAACTGCTAACATTAAGCGACTGAACATGCTACCAAATGTCTCCATATGGAACCTCACCATGGAGGGAGGGAATTTTTTACAACTCCAAACCCTCCATCTTGGCACTCTACAATGGAGCTGCAACGTAAGTGACAACCTTGAGTCTCTGAGTTTTAAAAATGTCGCAGTAGACAAATTAATGTTGACTGCAGGCGTGGGTCGTGAATCAAGTTTCGGATGTTTAAAGACTCTCCATTTTTATAACCTAAGAAAATTGGAaaatatttcattgaatggaGTTGGGCTCTGCAACCTTCGTGAACTATGTATTCATTCATGCTCCATGTTGAAGGATGTTTCATGGGTTCTACAGCTACCATGCCTTAATCTTCTAAAGATAAGTCGGTGTTTTGAAATGAAAGAAGTAATCAGTAACGTAGGGAACACCAACTCTAGCTCTAGCATCCAGCGGTTGAGTTTGTCTCTCGTACCGAACCTCAATTGCATTGCACACCAACCACTCTATTTTCCCTACTTGGAATATGTACATGTGTACAAATGcccaatatttaaaaaattaccatTTGAGGTTGAAATATTGAAAAGCAGATTAAAAGAGATTAGAGGTGTTCAAACTTGGTGGGACAACTTGGAGTGGGACGACGAGAGCAATAAGAATTTGCTCACCCCTCTTTTTATTCCTTTTATTGAAAG TTTTGACTGA